One Acanthopagrus latus isolate v.2019 chromosome 12, fAcaLat1.1, whole genome shotgun sequence genomic region harbors:
- the arhgap24 gene encoding rho GTPase-activating protein 24 isoform X4 yields the protein MEMVHQAIYSLPQYGLSDLLSSHQGGDRERMTANHETYLLMASTQNDMEDWVKTIRRVIWAPFGGGIFGQKLEETVRYERRFGNKLAPMLVEQCVDFIRQWGLREEGLFRLPGQANLVKELQDAFDCGEKPSFDCNTDVHTVASLLKLYLRELPEPVIPFHKYEEFLACAKLLSKDDEMGLKELRKLVECLPPVNYNLLKYICRFLDEVQSYSGVNKMSVQNLATVFGPNILRPKVEDPVAIMEGTVLVQQLMAVLIGRHDVLFPPNEDSPTALELVNNNNIDLQRRQATTTTSGITTVSQNAENNNTQVVRQCAWEAPESPSHRQHVDNSGSPRSASPRNGVIGRFDITRSPPLTVKKNPAFSKGSGIVTNGSFSSSPSSDPSQEKSQTLTGGGSLPVRRSGTLKGSGTKMGTGGVTSGSSIGGNGTVRMGISGADVVTGSLNGRNGHWVQNGCVTLRENSKTRDGSNGDQITNQNRLSTYDNVHLNHQNLQQQNHITNTCLNSSCEDKQSVDSATWSTSSCEISLPDNSTSCRSSTTTCPEQDFYGGHYEDLDGPTQDNEPPQSSGGSGGEGEGRNSNREGSGDGAGRSSRGTSSSDNSEGYTVGNGPGSHSALHSLVASLKQEMHKQKTEYEARIKSLEQRNLELETEMVNLHEELDQERKKYTMAEIKLRNAERAKDDAERRNQMLQKEMEQFFSTFSDLTATGAATATDPRRPDRNNPIWIQ from the exons ggggagacagagagcggATGACAGCCAACCATGAGACCTACCTTCTTATGGCCAGCACCCAGAATGACATGGAGGATTGGGTGAAGACGATCCGCAGGGTCATCTGGGCTCCTTTCGGTGGAG ggatCTTTGGTCAGAAGTTGGAGGAGACGGTGCGGTATGAACGCCGGTTCGGGAACAAGCTCGCCCCTATGCTGGTGGAGCAGTGCGTGGATTTCATCCGGCAGTGGGGCCTTCGGGAGGAGGGTCTGTTCAGACTGCCGGGACAGGCCAACCTGGtcaaagagctgcaggatgCCTTCGACTGTGGAGAGAAACCCTCCTTTGACTG CAACACAGACGTGCATACCGTCGCCTCTCTCCTGAAGCTGTATCTCAGAGAGCTGCCGGAGCCCGTCATCCCCTTCCACAAGTATGAAGAGTTCCTGGCCTGTGCTAAGCTTCTCAGCAAAGATGATGAAATG GGTTTGAAGGAGTTGAGAAAGCTCGTTGAATGTCTACCTCCAGTGAACTACAACCTTCTCAAGTACATCTGCAG atttctaGATGAAGTCCAGTCATATTCAGGAGTGAATAAAATGAGCGTCCAAAACTTGGCCACAGTGTTTGGGCCGAATATCTTGAGGCCGAAGGTCGAGGATCCAGTTGCTATAATGGAAG GTACGGTCCTGGTCCAGCAGCTCATGGCTGTTTTGATTGGCCGCCATGATGTGCTATTCCCTCCGAACGAGGACAGCCCCACGGCCCTGGAGCtcgtcaacaacaacaacatcgaCCTACAGCGGCGACAAGCCACCACAACTACCTCCGGCATCACTACGGTGTCTCAGAACGCCGAGAACAACAACACGCAGGTGGTGCGGCAGTGCGCTTGGGAAGCACCTGAATCTCCTTCGCACCGCCAACACGTAGACAACAGTGGCTCCCCGAGATCGGCAAGCCCTCGCAATGGCGTCATTGGACGCTTTGACATCACCCGCAGCCCTCCGCTGACGGTTAAAAAGAATCCGGCTTTCAGTAAAGGCAGTGGGATTGTAACAAACGGCTCGTTCAGCTCCTCACCTTCTTCAGACCCCAGTCAAGAAAAGAGCCAGACGTTGACTGGAGGTGGGAGTTTACCGGTGCGGCGCAGTGGGACGCTCAAGGGCTCCGGCACAAAAATGGGCACCGGTGGCGTGACGAGCGGAAGCAGCATCGGAGGGAACGGGACTGTCCGTATGGGCATCTCCGGCGCCGACGTCGTCACAGGGAGTCTGAACGGCCGTAACGGTCACTGGGTACAAAATGGCTGCGTCACGTTACGCGAGAACAGCAAAACGCGTGACGGCTCCAACGGGGATCAAATAACCAACCAGAACCGTCTGTCCACGTACGACAACGTCCATTTAAACCATcagaacctgcagcagcagaaccacaTCACCAACACGTGTCTGAACAGCAGCTGCGAGGACAAGCAGAGCGTCGACAGCGCCACCtggtccacctcctcctgtGAAATCTCCCTCCCCGACAACTCCACTTCCTGTcgctcctccaccaccacctgccCCGAGCAGGACTTCTACGGAGGTCACTACGAGGACCTGGACGGACCAACGCAGGACAACGAGCCTCCCCAGTCCAGCGGAGGCAGCggtggagagggggagggcagaaacagcaacagagagggGAGCGGTGACGGAGCCGGGAGGAGCAGTCGGGgcaccagcagcagtgacaacagCGAGGGTTACACTGTTGGTAACGGACCCGGCAGCCACAGCGCTCTGCACAGTCTAGTGGCCAGTCTCAAACAAGAGATGCACAAGCAGAAGACCGAGTACGAGGCCAGGATAAAGAG CTTGGAGCAGCGTAACCTGGAGCTGGAGACCGAAATGGTGAACCTCCACGAGGAGCTGgaccaggagaggaagaagtaCACCATGGCGGAGATCAAGCTGCGCAACGCCGAGCGCGCCAAGGACGACGCCGAGCGCCGGAACCAGATGCTGCAGAAGGAGATGGAACAGTTTTTCTCCACGTTTAGCGACCTCACTGCAACCGGCGCCGCCACGGCCACAGACCCCCGCCGGCCAGATCGCAACAACCCCATCTGGATACAGTGA
- the arhgap24 gene encoding rho GTPase-activating protein 24 isoform X5, protein MDLNSNPGGDRERMTANHETYLLMASTQNDMEDWVKTIRRVIWAPFGGGIFGQKLEETVRYERRFGNKLAPMLVEQCVDFIRQWGLREEGLFRLPGQANLVKELQDAFDCGEKPSFDCNTDVHTVASLLKLYLRELPEPVIPFHKYEEFLACAKLLSKDDEMGLKELRKLVECLPPVNYNLLKYICRFLDEVQSYSGVNKMSVQNLATVFGPNILRPKVEDPVAIMEGTVLVQQLMAVLIGRHDVLFPPNEDSPTALELVNNNNIDLQRRQATTTTSGITTVSQNAENNNTQVVRQCAWEAPESPSHRQHVDNSGSPRSASPRNGVIGRFDITRSPPLTVKKNPAFSKGSGIVTNGSFSSSPSSDPSQEKSQTLTGGGSLPVRRSGTLKGSGTKMGTGGVTSGSSIGGNGTVRMGISGADVVTGSLNGRNGHWVQNGCVTLRENSKTRDGSNGDQITNQNRLSTYDNVHLNHQNLQQQNHITNTCLNSSCEDKQSVDSATWSTSSCEISLPDNSTSCRSSTTTCPEQDFYGGHYEDLDGPTQDNEPPQSSGGSGGEGEGRNSNREGSGDGAGRSSRGTSSSDNSEGYTVGNGPGSHSALHSLVASLKQEMHKQKTEYEARIKSLEQRNLELETEMVNLHEELDQERKKYTMAEIKLRNAERAKDDAERRNQMLQKEMEQFFSTFSDLTATGAATATDPRRPDRNNPIWIQ, encoded by the exons ggggagacagagagcggATGACAGCCAACCATGAGACCTACCTTCTTATGGCCAGCACCCAGAATGACATGGAGGATTGGGTGAAGACGATCCGCAGGGTCATCTGGGCTCCTTTCGGTGGAG ggatCTTTGGTCAGAAGTTGGAGGAGACGGTGCGGTATGAACGCCGGTTCGGGAACAAGCTCGCCCCTATGCTGGTGGAGCAGTGCGTGGATTTCATCCGGCAGTGGGGCCTTCGGGAGGAGGGTCTGTTCAGACTGCCGGGACAGGCCAACCTGGtcaaagagctgcaggatgCCTTCGACTGTGGAGAGAAACCCTCCTTTGACTG CAACACAGACGTGCATACCGTCGCCTCTCTCCTGAAGCTGTATCTCAGAGAGCTGCCGGAGCCCGTCATCCCCTTCCACAAGTATGAAGAGTTCCTGGCCTGTGCTAAGCTTCTCAGCAAAGATGATGAAATG GGTTTGAAGGAGTTGAGAAAGCTCGTTGAATGTCTACCTCCAGTGAACTACAACCTTCTCAAGTACATCTGCAG atttctaGATGAAGTCCAGTCATATTCAGGAGTGAATAAAATGAGCGTCCAAAACTTGGCCACAGTGTTTGGGCCGAATATCTTGAGGCCGAAGGTCGAGGATCCAGTTGCTATAATGGAAG GTACGGTCCTGGTCCAGCAGCTCATGGCTGTTTTGATTGGCCGCCATGATGTGCTATTCCCTCCGAACGAGGACAGCCCCACGGCCCTGGAGCtcgtcaacaacaacaacatcgaCCTACAGCGGCGACAAGCCACCACAACTACCTCCGGCATCACTACGGTGTCTCAGAACGCCGAGAACAACAACACGCAGGTGGTGCGGCAGTGCGCTTGGGAAGCACCTGAATCTCCTTCGCACCGCCAACACGTAGACAACAGTGGCTCCCCGAGATCGGCAAGCCCTCGCAATGGCGTCATTGGACGCTTTGACATCACCCGCAGCCCTCCGCTGACGGTTAAAAAGAATCCGGCTTTCAGTAAAGGCAGTGGGATTGTAACAAACGGCTCGTTCAGCTCCTCACCTTCTTCAGACCCCAGTCAAGAAAAGAGCCAGACGTTGACTGGAGGTGGGAGTTTACCGGTGCGGCGCAGTGGGACGCTCAAGGGCTCCGGCACAAAAATGGGCACCGGTGGCGTGACGAGCGGAAGCAGCATCGGAGGGAACGGGACTGTCCGTATGGGCATCTCCGGCGCCGACGTCGTCACAGGGAGTCTGAACGGCCGTAACGGTCACTGGGTACAAAATGGCTGCGTCACGTTACGCGAGAACAGCAAAACGCGTGACGGCTCCAACGGGGATCAAATAACCAACCAGAACCGTCTGTCCACGTACGACAACGTCCATTTAAACCATcagaacctgcagcagcagaaccacaTCACCAACACGTGTCTGAACAGCAGCTGCGAGGACAAGCAGAGCGTCGACAGCGCCACCtggtccacctcctcctgtGAAATCTCCCTCCCCGACAACTCCACTTCCTGTcgctcctccaccaccacctgccCCGAGCAGGACTTCTACGGAGGTCACTACGAGGACCTGGACGGACCAACGCAGGACAACGAGCCTCCCCAGTCCAGCGGAGGCAGCggtggagagggggagggcagaaacagcaacagagagggGAGCGGTGACGGAGCCGGGAGGAGCAGTCGGGgcaccagcagcagtgacaacagCGAGGGTTACACTGTTGGTAACGGACCCGGCAGCCACAGCGCTCTGCACAGTCTAGTGGCCAGTCTCAAACAAGAGATGCACAAGCAGAAGACCGAGTACGAGGCCAGGATAAAGAG CTTGGAGCAGCGTAACCTGGAGCTGGAGACCGAAATGGTGAACCTCCACGAGGAGCTGgaccaggagaggaagaagtaCACCATGGCGGAGATCAAGCTGCGCAACGCCGAGCGCGCCAAGGACGACGCCGAGCGCCGGAACCAGATGCTGCAGAAGGAGATGGAACAGTTTTTCTCCACGTTTAGCGACCTCACTGCAACCGGCGCCGCCACGGCCACAGACCCCCGCCGGCCAGATCGCAACAACCCCATCTGGATACAGTGA